In Belonocnema kinseyi isolate 2016_QV_RU_SX_M_011 chromosome 4, B_treatae_v1, whole genome shotgun sequence, a single window of DNA contains:
- the LOC117171353 gene encoding uncharacterized protein LOC117171353, translated as MQNFDYAGNILCEIRSQMEIDGHFVTAEYISPSVELMQIPELPSLDWYYRHVFESQYCLQIIKCGKTHCCPEFRSNLKSVLTEGYMPPPYPLKQTPSGLMIP; from the exons atgcaaaattttgattACGCCGGAAACATTCTATGCGAGATACGGAGTCAAATGGAAATTGACGGACATTTCGTGACTGCGGAATATATTTCTCCGTCAGTTGAATTAATGCAAATCCCAGAACTTCCCAGTTTAGATTGGTACTACCGTCATGTTTTTGAGAGTCAGTATTGCTTACAG ATCATAAAATGCGGAAAAACTCACTGCTGCCCTGAATTCAGAAGTAATCTGAAATCAGTGCTTACTGAAGGATACATGCCGCCCCCATATCCATTGAAGCAAACTCCATCAGGTTTGATGATACCATAA